From Carassius gibelio isolate Cgi1373 ecotype wild population from Czech Republic chromosome B21, carGib1.2-hapl.c, whole genome shotgun sequence, the proteins below share one genomic window:
- the LOC127985945 gene encoding reticulon-2-like encodes MASKVSDLLYWRDVGTTGLVFTGLVVGLACLFQLSAITILSNLGLGFMAFTLPVCLLYKAMTLARLNDGSHPFQSYLDEDRTLTDEDTVRIAEQIVLLIATAVTELKRLFFIDSIMDSVKFVGFLYLLSYVGVQANGLTLLMSGVICAFSLPLFYRLQQERIDKIARAIKKLVEKATEIVDLVISLAKPPPALAPAPSPSPAPTAKHKQKTK; translated from the exons ATGGCCAGCAAAG TGTCAGATCTGTTATACTGGCGAGATGTGGGGACCACCGGGCTGGTGTTTACAGGTTTGGTTGTGGGTTTGGCTTGTTTATTCCAGCTCAGTGCCATCACGATCCTGTCCAACCTCGGTTTAGGCTTCATGGCCTTCACTCTCCCTGTATGCCTGCTCTACAAAGCCATGACGCTTGCCCGCCTCAATGATGGATCTCATCCTTTTCA gTCATATTTGGACGAGGACCGTACACTGACAGATGAGGACACAGTTCGCATAGCGGAACAAATCGTTCTGCTGATTGCTACGGCTGTCACCGAGTTGAAGAGGCTGTTCTTCATCGATAGCATCATGGACTCAGTGAAG TTTGTTGGGTTCCTGTATTTGTTGAGCTATGTGGGGGTCCAAGCCAATGGTCTCACGCTGTTGATGAGCG GTGTGATATGTGCCTTCTCTCTGCCACTGTTTTACAGACTTCAGCAG GAAAGGATCGACAAGATTGCCAGAGCAATCAAAAAACTTGTAGAAAAAGCAACCGAAAT AGTTGATCTTGTGATTTCACTGGCCAAACCTCCACCAGCCCTAGCCCCAGCCCCATCCCCTTCCCCTGCCCCCACAGCAAAACATAAACAGAAGACTAAATga